In Algisphaera agarilytica, a single genomic region encodes these proteins:
- a CDS encoding transglutaminase family protein — translation MKYRIKHETEYSYASSVGVGHNQVFLRPRDLPGQQKCLGNLIDFEPVPANSNVRHDYFGNQTTLFTIQESHTHMSVVSVSEVEVTPAGPPIPGMSPPWEQVRDQVRWDTSAAGLEMLQFIYDSTLIRALPELTEYAKESFTEGRPIFDAALELTHRIFTDFKYDPTTTTVSTPVDEVFAQRSGVCQDFSHMQIAMLRGLGLPARYVSGYLRTFHKEEDPKLIGADASHAWLAVGDGQGNWTDFDPTNDQIPSEHHITLAWGRDYADVSPVRGVIIGGGDQTIDVRVRVTPI, via the coding sequence ATGAAGTACCGCATCAAGCACGAGACCGAGTACAGCTACGCGTCCTCCGTCGGCGTGGGACACAACCAGGTGTTTCTCCGCCCGCGTGATCTGCCGGGCCAGCAGAAGTGCCTGGGCAACCTCATCGACTTTGAGCCGGTTCCCGCCAACTCGAATGTCCGCCACGATTACTTCGGTAACCAAACCACGCTGTTCACGATCCAGGAATCGCATACGCATATGAGTGTGGTATCGGTGAGTGAGGTGGAAGTGACACCCGCGGGGCCGCCGATCCCCGGGATGAGCCCGCCCTGGGAGCAGGTCCGTGACCAGGTGAGGTGGGATACCTCGGCGGCGGGTTTGGAAATGCTCCAGTTCATCTACGACTCCACGTTGATCCGTGCGTTGCCGGAGTTGACAGAATACGCAAAGGAATCCTTCACCGAGGGGCGGCCGATCTTCGACGCGGCGCTGGAGTTGACCCACCGTATCTTCACCGACTTCAAGTACGACCCGACCACGACCACGGTCTCGACGCCGGTGGATGAGGTGTTCGCGCAGCGGTCGGGCGTGTGCCAGGACTTCTCGCACATGCAGATCGCCATGCTGCGTGGTCTGGGTTTGCCCGCCCGGTATGTGTCGGGCTACCTGCGTACCTTCCACAAGGAAGAGGACCCCAAACTCATCGGCGCTGATGCGTCGCATGCGTGGCTGGCCGTGGGCGACGGTCAGGGCAACTGGACGGACTTCGATCCGACCAACGACCAGATCCCCAGCGAGCACCACATCACGCTCGCCTGGGGCCGGGACTACGCCGACGTCAGCCCCGTCCGCGGCGTGATCATCGGCGGGGGGGATCAGACGATCGACGTGCGGGTGCGCGTCACGCCGATCTGA
- a CDS encoding arylsulfatase: MNKNRPNVLVIVTDDQGYGDFSCSGNPWLKTPELDRFHDDAVRLQQFHTDPMCAPSRAALMTGCYSARAGVWSTLTGRYFLNRDMPTMADHFRAGGYRTGMFGKWHLGDSRRYLPHDRGFDEALYHGGGVIGEMPDRWDNDYFNAVFWRNGVPERFEDTYCTDVWCHEASEFIRRSVADEQPFFCYLPLNAPHSPYDVHADYAKPYLDQGVPHDRAHFFGMIANIDENVGKLRQHLEDLGIADDTIIVYTGDNGTACGATVDHEGFVAEGYNAGLRGKKCWSTDGGHRNLCMIRWANGGWSGGRDVDQLTAHFDLVPTLIEQCDLAGEASAPSRFDGHDLSQALQGEHDEQLDERAIVVHNQQRDNPEKYKDFAVMTRDWRLCQTTDWGPGRRELTRADHDVEQRQDVSEQHPEVVAQLMGVYEAWWEELDAGFDQVWPFYLSQDDDSVMMTAHAWHGVDRPPGIYDQNHCRLGVPQNGYWLIEVADAGRYTFEFRRWPREVDAPMTAGLPARIGVPHVSDRPEGASLSFKRAKLAIHDVDVDQQGDSVALVDQAITPDLCHVTLVADLSPGRYRVQAWLIDENKIDRGAYYCYVNQIRD; this comes from the coding sequence ATGAATAAGAACCGTCCGAACGTTTTGGTGATCGTGACCGACGACCAGGGCTACGGCGATTTTTCCTGCAGCGGGAACCCGTGGCTGAAAACCCCCGAACTCGACCGGTTCCACGACGACGCGGTGCGTCTCCAGCAGTTCCATACCGATCCGATGTGCGCTCCGAGCCGGGCGGCGCTGATGACCGGATGCTACTCGGCCAGGGCGGGCGTTTGGAGCACGCTGACCGGTCGTTACTTCCTGAATCGGGATATGCCCACCATGGCCGACCACTTCCGGGCCGGCGGCTACCGCACGGGGATGTTCGGCAAGTGGCACCTGGGGGATTCGCGTCGCTACCTCCCCCACGACCGCGGTTTCGACGAGGCGCTCTACCACGGCGGCGGCGTCATCGGCGAGATGCCCGACCGCTGGGATAACGACTACTTCAACGCGGTGTTCTGGCGCAACGGCGTGCCCGAGCGATTCGAAGACACCTACTGCACCGACGTCTGGTGCCACGAAGCCTCCGAATTCATCCGGCGGAGTGTGGCTGACGAGCAGCCGTTCTTCTGCTACCTGCCGTTGAACGCCCCGCACAGCCCGTACGACGTCCACGCCGACTACGCCAAGCCCTACCTCGACCAAGGCGTTCCCCACGACCGGGCGCACTTCTTCGGGATGATCGCCAACATCGACGAGAACGTGGGAAAGCTGCGACAGCACCTCGAGGACTTGGGCATCGCCGACGACACGATCATCGTTTACACCGGCGACAACGGAACCGCCTGCGGCGCGACGGTCGACCACGAGGGTTTTGTTGCCGAGGGCTACAACGCGGGGCTGCGCGGCAAGAAGTGCTGGAGCACCGACGGCGGGCACCGCAACCTCTGCATGATCCGCTGGGCCAACGGCGGTTGGAGCGGGGGGCGAGACGTCGATCAACTCACGGCGCACTTCGATCTAGTGCCCACGCTCATCGAGCAGTGCGACTTGGCCGGGGAAGCTTCAGCGCCGAGCAGATTCGATGGGCACGATCTCTCTCAGGCGCTTCAGGGCGAACACGATGAGCAACTCGATGAACGCGCGATCGTCGTCCACAACCAGCAGCGCGACAACCCGGAGAAGTACAAAGACTTTGCGGTGATGACCCGTGACTGGCGGCTCTGCCAAACCACCGACTGGGGGCCGGGTCGGCGAGAGCTCACCCGTGCCGACCACGATGTCGAGCAGCGGCAGGATGTTTCGGAACAGCACCCCGAAGTGGTCGCGCAGCTGATGGGGGTTTACGAGGCCTGGTGGGAGGAATTGGACGCGGGGTTCGATCAGGTCTGGCCGTTCTATCTCAGTCAGGATGATGACTCGGTGATGATGACCGCCCACGCCTGGCACGGCGTGGATCGACCGCCGGGGATCTACGACCAGAACCACTGCCGGCTCGGCGTGCCGCAGAACGGCTACTGGCTGATCGAAGTCGCGGACGCGGGGCGGTACACCTTTGAGTTCCGCCGCTGGCCTCGTGAGGTCGATGCGCCTATGACCGCGGGGCTTCCCGCTCGCATCGGCGTGCCCCACGTGAGCGATCGCCCCGAAGGCGCGAGCTTGTCATTTAAGCGCGCAAAACTTGCAATTCACGATGTTGATGTAGATCAGCAAGGTGATTCTGTCGCCTTGGTCGATCAGGCCATCACCCCCGACCTTTGCCACGTGACCCTTGTGGCCGATTTGAGTCCCGGGCGTTACCGCGTTCAGGCTTGGTTGATCGATGAAAACAAGATTGATCGAGGGGCGTATTACTGTTACGTCAATCAGATTCGAGATTAA
- a CDS encoding family 16 glycoside hydrolase has translation MGSAASGQVAYETGVAVQVYSVEGDLTNVPKLAPHQTPNYEQLHEALDFHESAPWAEAVPGKRVIVIQSELTCPEPGKYQVRLTGNGALRFQVWGGVRGDTTIGDPEVIETSMVWNDEGSYVRFNIQQLTVGEESNLALEWRAPGAEDFESIPAEYWRSIADPTRVTSPGVKRLSNTRSPGDGKAVAGLHPGYDIATIRPTDSKPSVGAMTFIDDGRLIVGTFSPKQRSNVALPDIDSKEPDKLYEVRGATGNDADAYELVEIADGFLEPSGLCAIGDALYVSHRRAVTRLTDQDGDGYFETHHTVGEGWEGWNYHQFSFGLIHHHGKLYVALSTAMAPPGWEGMGTNAATNGPMRGSMIEIDLATESVRVIAGGLRTPNTVAMGPEGSLFYADNQGTWFPTSVLSHVQPGRFYGHFNRTNIVPNLADRFPEGGHPSTYSDQIRSTPVLYLPQNEFINSPSKALLIEDGPFAGQMLIGEITSGGIRRGYLEKVNGQWQGAAFRFTQGLECGVNRLDWGPDGSLYIGGIGAGGSWAWNGTRFGLQRMTPNGKTVFEMLSVSATPDGFHVRFTKPIDAEWLADASNYDVEQWNYNPTAQYGGWKTNQEILKAAEAHPDEDGQGVRLVIPDLKPWRCVYLRMLPTSLDGETIWSTEAFYTLNMIPTAEPIEPSTINGRIIVSDESDNPGIGMGVLPPADAVALIGRSSKGLMYHSNVEPKRMANKGAVTQDELIQMDPAEGVAVSKSLGNLMSSATFGDQRLHLEWMAPAREDGGYGKQTGNSGVYIQGRYEVQVLSTPADKALEPWEAGSLYKFKPADVNASAGPGEWQSYDIWFRAARFDESGNKTENARITLYWNGVLVHHDVELPQPTGSAAKHGEPVREGETMLTGPLRLQGHWSDAEGPVRFRNVWVAPLETSTYSPEPERDLFDGKSLDGWVVRGGQSEFAVDNGEIVGTAVPNSGGNTFLMTEQTYRDFELSYEILTTDLNSGVQIRSHVDGGIDKRSGKIRGYQVEGDPTDRRYSGGIFDEGRRGWLNPLIEKPYARHAWRQGEWNQIRVVAKGSRIQTWVNGVPAADLMDAMTAEGHIGLQVHGVGARDDRPTVRFRNIKLREFKPGAADCGC, from the coding sequence ATGGGCTCCGCCGCGTCGGGGCAGGTGGCTTATGAGACCGGCGTTGCGGTGCAGGTGTACTCGGTTGAGGGCGACCTGACGAACGTGCCCAAGCTCGCTCCGCACCAGACGCCCAACTACGAACAGCTCCACGAAGCGCTGGATTTTCACGAATCCGCGCCTTGGGCCGAGGCCGTGCCGGGCAAGCGTGTCATCGTGATCCAAAGCGAACTGACTTGCCCCGAGCCCGGCAAGTACCAAGTTCGACTGACCGGCAACGGCGCCCTGCGCTTCCAGGTCTGGGGCGGGGTCCGTGGCGACACGACGATCGGCGACCCGGAAGTCATCGAAACGAGCATGGTCTGGAACGATGAAGGCAGCTACGTCCGGTTCAACATCCAGCAGCTGACCGTGGGCGAGGAATCGAATCTCGCTTTGGAATGGCGTGCGCCCGGCGCTGAAGACTTCGAGTCCATACCCGCCGAGTACTGGCGCAGCATCGCCGACCCAACGCGTGTGACCTCGCCGGGCGTCAAGCGGCTCTCGAACACGCGCAGCCCCGGCGACGGCAAGGCGGTCGCGGGACTGCACCCCGGCTACGACATCGCCACCATCCGCCCCACCGACAGCAAGCCCAGCGTCGGCGCGATGACCTTCATCGACGACGGCCGGCTGATCGTCGGCACGTTCAGCCCGAAGCAGCGCTCCAACGTGGCGCTGCCCGACATCGACAGCAAGGAACCCGACAAACTCTACGAGGTCCGCGGCGCAACCGGGAACGATGCGGACGCCTACGAACTCGTCGAGATCGCCGACGGTTTCCTCGAGCCCAGCGGTCTTTGCGCCATCGGTGACGCGCTCTACGTCTCGCACCGCCGGGCCGTCACCCGCCTGACCGACCAAGACGGCGACGGCTACTTCGAGACCCACCACACCGTGGGCGAGGGCTGGGAAGGCTGGAACTACCACCAGTTCTCCTTCGGCCTGATCCACCACCACGGCAAGCTCTACGTCGCGCTCTCCACCGCCATGGCCCCTCCCGGCTGGGAAGGCATGGGCACCAACGCCGCGACCAACGGCCCGATGCGCGGCTCGATGATCGAGATCGACCTCGCCACCGAATCGGTCCGCGTGATCGCCGGTGGATTACGCACGCCCAACACCGTAGCGATGGGCCCCGAAGGTTCGCTCTTCTATGCCGACAACCAAGGCACCTGGTTCCCGACCAGCGTGCTGTCTCACGTCCAGCCCGGCCGGTTCTACGGCCACTTCAACCGGACCAACATCGTCCCCAACCTCGCGGACCGCTTCCCCGAAGGCGGCCACCCCAGCACCTACTCGGACCAGATCCGCAGCACCCCCGTGCTCTACCTCCCGCAGAACGAGTTCATCAACTCGCCCAGCAAGGCGCTGCTCATCGAGGACGGCCCGTTTGCCGGGCAGATGTTGATCGGCGAGATCACCTCCGGCGGCATTCGCCGTGGCTACCTCGAAAAGGTCAACGGACAGTGGCAGGGCGCCGCCTTCCGGTTTACTCAGGGCCTTGAGTGCGGCGTGAACCGCCTGGACTGGGGGCCCGACGGCAGCCTGTACATCGGCGGCATCGGGGCCGGGGGGAGCTGGGCGTGGAACGGCACCCGCTTCGGCCTGCAACGCATGACGCCCAACGGCAAGACCGTCTTCGAGATGCTCAGCGTCAGCGCAACGCCCGACGGCTTCCACGTCCGCTTCACCAAGCCGATCGATGCCGAGTGGCTCGCCGACGCGTCGAACTACGACGTCGAGCAATGGAACTACAACCCCACCGCGCAGTACGGCGGCTGGAAGACGAACCAGGAAATCCTCAAAGCGGCTGAAGCCCACCCCGATGAAGACGGCCAGGGCGTGCGTTTGGTGATCCCTGATCTGAAACCGTGGCGCTGCGTGTACCTGCGGATGCTGCCGACCTCATTGGATGGCGAGACGATCTGGTCGACCGAGGCGTTCTACACCCTCAACATGATTCCGACTGCCGAGCCGATCGAGCCCAGCACGATCAACGGTCGCATCATCGTCTCCGACGAAAGCGACAACCCCGGGATCGGCATGGGTGTGCTGCCGCCCGCGGACGCGGTGGCGTTGATCGGCCGTTCGTCCAAGGGCCTGATGTACCACTCCAACGTCGAGCCCAAGCGGATGGCCAACAAGGGCGCGGTCACCCAAGACGAACTCATCCAGATGGACCCCGCGGAGGGCGTTGCGGTCTCGAAGAGCCTGGGCAATCTGATGTCGTCGGCGACCTTCGGCGACCAACGCCTGCACCTCGAATGGATGGCACCAGCCCGGGAAGACGGCGGTTACGGCAAGCAGACCGGCAACAGCGGCGTGTACATCCAGGGACGCTACGAAGTCCAGGTGCTCAGCACCCCGGCGGACAAGGCGCTCGAACCCTGGGAAGCCGGATCGCTCTACAAGTTCAAGCCCGCCGACGTCAACGCCTCGGCCGGGCCGGGAGAATGGCAGAGCTACGACATCTGGTTCCGCGCCGCTCGCTTTGACGAAAGCGGCAACAAAACCGAGAACGCCCGGATCACCTTGTATTGGAACGGGGTGCTGGTCCACCACGACGTGGAACTCCCGCAACCCACCGGCTCGGCGGCCAAGCACGGCGAGCCGGTCCGCGAAGGGGAGACGATGCTCACCGGGCCGCTGCGTCTGCAAGGGCACTGGAGCGATGCCGAGGGCCCGGTGCGGTTCCGCAACGTGTGGGTCGCTCCGCTCGAAACCTCAACCTACAGCCCGGAACCCGAGCGAGATTTGTTTGATGGGAAGTCGCTCGACGGCTGGGTGGTGCGTGGTGGCCAATCCGAATTTGCCGTGGACAACGGCGAGATCGTCGGCACCGCTGTGCCCAACAGCGGCGGCAACACGTTCCTCATGACCGAACAGACCTACCGCGATTTCGAGCTGTCCTACGAAATCCTCACCACCGACCTGAACTCGGGCGTCCAGATCCGCAGCCACGTCGACGGCGGGATCGACAAGCGCTCGGGCAAGATCCGTGGCTATCAGGTCGAAGGTGACCCGACCGACCGACGCTACAGCGGCGGCATCTTCGACGAGGGCCGACGCGGCTGGCTCAACCCGCTGATCGAGAAGCCCTACGCCCGTCATGCATGGCGGCAGGGCGAGTGGAACCAGATCCGGGTGGTGGCGAAAGGCTCCCGCATCCAGACCTGGGTCAACGGCGTGCCCGCGGCCGACCTCATGGACGCGATGACCGCCGAGGGCCACATCGGCCTGCAGGTGCACGGCGTGGGCGCTCGGGACGACCGCCCCACCGTCCGTTTCCGCAACATCAAGCTCCGGGAGTTCAAACCCGGAGCTGCGGATTGCGGCTGCTAG
- a CDS encoding sulfatase-like hydrolase/transferase, translating into MRKFFILLLLTLAILPGKAVAAEQTQPNILYILTDDQRYDSIQAFNRILHGRDHSALGYVESPNVDRLTEMGTTFINAWSHTQGCAPSRAAIHYGRYPHHTGLYSFEYHNNKVEHWQQSMPEVMAELGYQTFHVGKLGVRQRKIGSNGESKGQYPLYENDINAKIMWNEGFTDWNKGTMTEIEGVKLPHPVKNVVTMYSPEGREYTGSGLNTIPGFEHMSKETDEKYHLIRHYKPGQNREPGYWPTFYGGVSPQPAGLTRDAWYVTELENFLDHPGEKLTIGSQAYDGVDQSRPIFAHLGFNFPHTPVFPPKSYRERFQKITYDIPTWDLDEFAKLPPQMQNFVKNHKPSDHFTDAEKQQMVQDYYAFCAYGDELVGQAADAFIEYNETRGEPWMIVYVCGDHGWKFNEHGSTAKFTSWRPDAQNPMIVVSSDKEAFPAGKVVHAFAEFVDIKPTVIAAGGADLSSDRFTYLDGYDLAKVASGELAPRDYIIGENLVLTGPRATIRTEQYMFSLRNRPHDKRGEDFEWALSASYEDLEPILYDVIADPDELNNLAHDPAYREVAEALKTKLLDIVLGDGRVEVEWEQWGTGTQVFTSNFAPGADDKTIKIPAVGAP; encoded by the coding sequence ATGCGCAAGTTTTTCATCCTGCTGCTATTAACGCTGGCGATTCTGCCGGGCAAAGCCGTTGCGGCAGAACAAACCCAGCCCAACATTCTCTACATCCTGACCGACGACCAGCGATACGACTCGATCCAGGCGTTCAACCGCATCCTACACGGGCGCGACCACAGCGCCTTGGGTTATGTCGAGTCGCCTAATGTCGACCGCCTGACGGAGATGGGCACGACGTTCATCAACGCCTGGAGCCACACCCAGGGCTGCGCCCCGTCACGCGCGGCGATCCACTACGGTCGATACCCGCACCACACCGGGCTCTATTCGTTTGAGTACCACAACAACAAGGTCGAGCATTGGCAGCAGTCGATGCCCGAAGTCATGGCCGAGCTGGGCTACCAGACGTTCCACGTCGGCAAGCTCGGTGTGCGACAGCGCAAGATCGGGTCCAACGGCGAAAGCAAGGGGCAGTACCCGCTCTACGAGAACGACATCAACGCCAAGATCATGTGGAACGAGGGGTTCACCGACTGGAACAAGGGCACCATGACCGAGATCGAAGGCGTCAAGCTGCCGCACCCGGTCAAGAACGTGGTGACCATGTACAGCCCCGAAGGCCGGGAGTACACCGGGTCGGGCCTGAACACCATCCCCGGATTCGAGCACATGAGCAAGGAGACGGATGAGAAGTACCACCTGATCCGTCACTACAAGCCCGGCCAAAACCGCGAGCCCGGCTACTGGCCCACGTTCTACGGCGGCGTCAGCCCCCAACCGGCCGGCCTCACCCGCGACGCGTGGTACGTCACGGAGCTCGAGAATTTCCTCGACCACCCCGGCGAGAAACTGACCATCGGCTCGCAGGCCTACGACGGCGTGGACCAGTCCCGCCCGATCTTCGCCCACCTGGGCTTCAACTTCCCGCACACCCCGGTGTTCCCGCCCAAGTCGTACCGCGAGCGGTTCCAGAAGATCACCTACGACATCCCGACCTGGGATTTGGATGAGTTCGCCAAGCTGCCGCCGCAGATGCAGAATTTCGTGAAGAACCACAAGCCGTCGGACCACTTCACCGACGCCGAGAAGCAGCAGATGGTGCAGGACTACTACGCCTTCTGCGCCTACGGCGACGAGCTGGTCGGCCAGGCCGCCGATGCGTTCATCGAATACAACGAAACACGCGGCGAGCCGTGGATGATCGTCTACGTCTGCGGCGACCACGGCTGGAAGTTCAACGAGCACGGCTCGACCGCGAAGTTCACCTCGTGGCGTCCAGATGCCCAAAACCCGATGATCGTGGTTTCGTCGGACAAAGAAGCCTTCCCGGCGGGCAAGGTGGTTCACGCGTTCGCCGAGTTCGTCGATATCAAGCCCACGGTGATCGCCGCGGGCGGAGCGGATCTGTCTTCCGATCGTTTCACCTACCTCGATGGCTACGACCTGGCCAAGGTCGCTTCGGGTGAACTTGCACCACGCGACTACATCATCGGCGAGAACCTCGTGCTCACCGGCCCGCGTGCCACCATCCGCACCGAGCAGTACATGTTCTCGCTCCGCAACCGGCCGCACGACAAGCGTGGCGAAGATTTCGAGTGGGCGCTCAGCGCCAGCTACGAAGACCTCGAGCCGATCCTCTACGACGTGATCGCCGACCCCGATGAGCTGAATAACCTCGCCCACGACCCCGCGTACCGTGAGGTCGCCGAGGCGTTGAAAACCAAGCTCCTCGACATTGTGCTGGGCGACGGCCGGGTCGAAGTCGAATGGGAGCAGTGGGGCACCGGAACCCAGGTGTTTACCAGCAACTTCGCCCCGGGCGCGGATGACAAGACGATCAAGATTCCGGCGGTCGGTGCCCCGTAG
- a CDS encoding sulfatase-like hydrolase/transferase, which produces MWIVTDDQRPDSLQAYNRAVFGTDDSPLGYVESPVADALAAEGTLFINAFNNSPACGPSRGSFHSGRYPFRNGHYAFEQTHQEPDFTRPVIMQTLRDLGYTSASFGKSDSYIYRWGPGQGFHDPGHWDHRIHFKNQLQKVGYGDLFGNTAYTKNWTKLGQAEWAHYPDGSVKEYFLSRVDGPITEDDKRIRAEVEEEFDILRSYTRGGNKNLIIGGVNPMPADKTVDARVVDEFESHLANADQGYKTVWGLDVQGPDSSKPVLMHLGFHLPHTPVLPPKSIRERFQQETYKVPEFDKEAEVSKLPPQLDRLFKAMNFDDMTDDEKQQAIQDYYAFCAHGDALMGRAIESFKEYSAKQDRDWLIIFLVGDHSWHLGEQGIEAKFGPWHHSVGNAIIMASSDKSLVPAGKVYNGLVEYVDLAPTLIQTAGGDIASEQFDYLDGYSLLDVVHERKPKRDYILGEMNLVIGPRAYLHSERFRFSMRTRPFDNWVNEKQLGKNLQWALKAPVEKVDLALYDLKYDPMERNNVAADPEYVELAAFFRDKLGRIVLGDGRIECDWSKPNTYHISNFAEGADDKKLDIPAELIP; this is translated from the coding sequence ATGTGGATCGTCACCGACGACCAGCGGCCCGACTCGCTGCAGGCCTACAACCGCGCGGTCTTCGGCACCGACGACAGCCCGCTGGGCTACGTCGAGTCGCCCGTGGCCGACGCCTTGGCCGCCGAGGGCACGCTGTTTATCAACGCGTTCAACAACTCCCCGGCGTGTGGCCCTTCGCGGGGCTCGTTCCACTCCGGGCGGTACCCCTTCCGCAACGGGCACTACGCCTTCGAACAAACCCACCAGGAGCCCGACTTCACGCGGCCGGTGATCATGCAGACGCTGCGTGACCTGGGCTACACCTCCGCGAGCTTCGGCAAGTCCGACAGCTACATCTACCGCTGGGGGCCCGGCCAAGGTTTCCACGACCCCGGCCACTGGGACCACCGCATCCACTTCAAGAACCAGCTCCAGAAAGTCGGCTACGGCGACCTGTTCGGCAACACGGCTTACACCAAGAACTGGACCAAGCTCGGGCAAGCCGAGTGGGCCCACTACCCCGACGGCAGCGTGAAGGAATACTTCCTGAGCCGGGTCGATGGCCCGATCACCGAAGACGATAAACGCATCCGCGCCGAGGTCGAAGAAGAGTTCGACATCCTCCGCTCTTACACCCGTGGCGGAAACAAGAACCTGATCATCGGCGGCGTGAACCCCATGCCCGCCGACAAGACCGTCGACGCCCGCGTGGTCGATGAATTTGAAAGCCACCTCGCCAACGCCGACCAGGGGTACAAAACCGTTTGGGGCCTGGATGTTCAGGGGCCCGACAGCAGCAAGCCCGTGCTGATGCACCTGGGTTTCCACCTGCCCCACACCCCGGTCCTGCCGCCCAAGTCGATCCGCGAGCGTTTCCAGCAGGAAACCTACAAGGTGCCGGAGTTCGACAAAGAAGCCGAGGTCTCGAAGCTGCCGCCGCAGCTCGATCGGCTGTTCAAGGCGATGAACTTCGACGACATGACCGACGACGAGAAGCAGCAGGCGATCCAGGACTACTACGCCTTCTGCGCCCACGGCGACGCGCTCATGGGCCGGGCGATCGAATCGTTCAAGGAATACTCGGCGAAGCAAGACCGGGACTGGCTGATCATCTTCCTGGTCGGCGATCACAGCTGGCACCTCGGCGAACAGGGCATCGAAGCTAAGTTCGGCCCGTGGCACCACTCGGTGGGCAACGCGATCATTATGGCCTCGTCCGACAAGTCGCTCGTGCCCGCGGGCAAGGTGTACAACGGCCTGGTCGAATACGTGGACCTCGCCCCCACCCTCATCCAAACCGCCGGTGGCGACATCGCCTCCGAGCAGTTCGACTACCTCGACGGCTACAGCCTGCTGGATGTCGTCCACGAGCGTAAGCCCAAGCGCGACTACATCCTCGGCGAGATGAACCTCGTGATCGGCCCCCGCGCCTACCTCCACTCCGAACGCTTTCGCTTCTCCATGCGGACCCGCCCGTTCGACAACTGGGTCAACGAAAAGCAGCTCGGCAAGAACCTGCAGTGGGCGCTCAAGGCCCCGGTCGAGAAGGTGGACCTGGCGCTCTACGACCTGAAGTACGACCCCATGGAACGCAACAACGTGGCCGCCGACCCGGAGTACGTCGAGCTCGCGGCGTTCTTCCGCGACAAGCTGGGGCGGATCGTGCTGGGCGACGGCCGGATCGAGTGCGACTGGTCCAAGCCCAACACCTACCACATCAGCAACTTCGCAGAAGGGGCAGACGACAAGAAGCTCGATATCCCCGCGGAACTCATCCCTTGA